In a genomic window of Corynebacterium coyleae:
- a CDS encoding helix-turn-helix domain-containing protein — MAQFPPPRRAYETWPDVDVETVPEVYRKAWALRDNLVKTVEYYVAEGWAKNRSDFARRCGLHPSVLSRWVTGDVWPSADTVAAVEAAVHMPMWPYQKAPSRKGLKSKGGYDYP, encoded by the coding sequence ATGGCCCAGTTCCCTCCACCGCGACGCGCATACGAGACGTGGCCCGACGTGGACGTCGAGACGGTGCCCGAGGTCTACCGCAAGGCTTGGGCACTGCGGGACAATCTCGTGAAAACGGTCGAGTACTACGTTGCCGAGGGCTGGGCGAAGAACAGGTCGGACTTCGCACGCAGGTGCGGGTTGCACCCCTCGGTGCTCTCGCGTTGGGTCACAGGTGACGTGTGGCCGTCTGCCGACACCGTTGCCGCCGTCGAGGCCGCGGTCCACATGCCGATGTGGCCGTACCAGAAGGCTCCGTCGCGAAAAGGTCTGAAGTCCAAGGGCGGGTATGACTACCCGTAA